The Lynx canadensis isolate LIC74 chromosome D2, mLynCan4.pri.v2, whole genome shotgun sequence DNA segment TGGCAATCTTGCAAGGGAAAATGGGTCTATCACTCATCtttgaagcagaagaaagagaaccGCCTCCCATTACTGCAGTGAAAGGGGAGTAGGGAGGGGTGAGAGGGcaagaaaacaatggctgaaTCTCATTGTGGAGAAGGAGGCTTTTCATCTTAGTCAGCACTGCCAGAATTGTtgagaaaacagccagaggacaCCCCTGTGACTTCAGGCCTTCAGGCAGCAGGTGAGGATGTGAGCCCCTCACAGGACTTCAGCCTGAAGTCCCAAGGGGTAGGAAATAGCTTTCCGTTGTCTCATCTCCTCTTCCACTCCACCAGCAGGTCCACTGAGGCTTTGATGGCTCAAGCTGATGGGGGCAGCACTGCAGAGCTGCAGATGCCgcagtttctgttgttttgttagTTTGCTTGTTTCCTGTAGACTGTATCTGGATGACCCTACTATTGTCTAACACTGAAAGccttttaaagcaaacaaaacaagtcaGACAGTACTGTCACTACCTCTTAGAATGTAGGGCTATACCAAACAAACAGAGGGCATGGCAAAGCCCAATTTAGATGACAGTTGCAGTTGTAGATAAGTTATTCTTTTTGTAGAAATACTGGGCTAGCCCTTCAGAAGACCACCTACCTCATCTTTTGACGCTTCTAGAAGAACACATGAAGTCTCAATTAACTAAATGTAATTAATTCAGGCCATGCAGGGGCTAGGCCACATACTGAAACATTCAAGTTACAGCTTTTGAAGCAGAACAGAAGTATTTACTTAAATTGTGCTATAATTCCAAATGAACCAAAACAAATGGTCCAAGCAAGCTTTCTTCCTTAAGTAACGGGGGTAGTTTATAATGGACAACATATACTTGCACACTGATAATAATTCTTTAGCTGTAGACTAACATAGTACTTTCAAGATTTCACTCCTTTCTTGgttctattttattaatgttcCCAAACCCTGTTAATTTCATCAAATGTAAGCTTCAATCTTTGCTAGAATGAATTATTGAAAATTTCTGAATTATTATCATTCTACCCAATGGAGCTTTTATTGTACCTTGAAATTGAATCACACTATTTagattcctttctttcccttgcctctgtaCCCTCTGTGGTTATAAGCCCAGAATGTCCTATATAGTAGAACCGAAGATGCAGTCGCCTTTGTTTggagacaaaaaggaagaaagatccaGTCAATACCTTCACAGGAGCTTAGAGGACacacaaagatggaaaaaaataagcgGCCTATAACAAAGATAGGACCATCCATCTCTGTGATTTACCACATGCATTTAGGTTGAAAAATTATTAAGGAGATGTGAATTTTCAAGTGAGACCTCACTGCTGCTGAGCACATTAAGTGTTTTTTGTTAAGTGCTAAGCCATCCATGACAGTGAAAATTGATGCTGTCCACGAGGTGACCTTTGATTGCAGGTAGCTAGGACTGATGTGATGGTGttgcagatgggaaaaaaaaagcccaaagcaCTTAATTGCCTAGAGAGTCATAACTGGGACATGAGACGAGAGAGACATCATTTCTGAGATGGAAAGAACTCTAGATCAGCACCGAGGACAGCGCCCCTGACCATTCCCATTTGCTAAGCGGTTTAACGCTTTCTTTAGCAGAAATATCCGTAGGTCCACAAGGAAactgtgtgtgcgcgcgtgtgtgtgcgcgtgtgtgtggtggggggaaggggaacagggggcagagcagagcagTTGTGACTAGCCCAATCACCCAGCTCCTTGGCTCCCAATCTCTAGACTCTTTTGAAGGCAAAAGTCAAGAAAATGGGATAGAACCCTTCCCAGTTCAGTCCAGCATTCTCTCTAGGGCAGACCATAATCCATAAATATCAATCCCGGGGCGCACAGAAAGAAAGCCTTTCAAAGTCAACCGAACAAGTCAGACAGCTGAGACAGCACTGTCAACCATGAGAGGCTGTAACCCACCTGCATTGGGTTCACTCCTACTTTTGGTGGGGGACTGTTCTTCAGATCGCCAGGGTGTTTATGTCCACTTGCGGACAGGGAGGCATGAATTAGATTTTTGGACTCTGAAAAACTTAAACTTAAGGGATTTTTCTAAAAGGTCTCTGACAGGGACGTGACGGGCAGGGACAGAGGGTGGCCAGGACTCTAGAATTAATGGTATAGACTCCAGGGCTCTTTGTTTGCCTCCAGTTGgagctcttcctcttcccttccctcccctcctctcggTTCCTAGAGCTCCAGTTGTGTGGGAAAGCGCAGGTAGGTGGGGGAGAGGACAGGGCGCCCCCTCCCTTTGCAGCGTTCCAGCCCTTACCTGGTAGCTAGCCACCTCTGCACTGTGCCGCTCCTCCAGCTCCAGGATCTGCCTCTCCAGGGACTCATTGGCCCCACGCAGCCCCTCAATCTCGATGGTGCGGGCCTGCAGCTGGCGCCGGTACTCGTGAATCTCCTCACGGCTTGCCCGGATGGCCTCGGTGCTGCGCGCTGCCTGCTCGTTCAGGTTGGCAAACTTGGACTTGTACCACTCCTCAGCTGACTGGAGGTTCTTGGCAGCCAGGGACTCATACTGGGCGCGGATCTCCCTCAACGCCGAACTCAGGTCTGGTTTGGCCACAGCCACGTCCACCTCGGCCGCGGCCTGCGACGACGCCTGCAGCGTGGCCAGCAGCTCGGCCACCTCCTCGTCGTGCACCTGGCGCACGAAGGCCAGCTCGTCCAGCAGCGACTCCACCTTCTTCTCCAGGTCCAGGCGGGCCAGCGTGGCGCCGTCCACGTCGCGCTGCTGCGCCTTCAGGGCGCGCTCCGCGCCTTCGCGCCCTCGGCTCTCTTCCTCGCAGCGCGCCCGAAGCCGCTGCACCTCCTCGGCCAGCCCGTCGCGCTCCAGCAGGGCCTGCGCGCGCGCCGAGCTCGCCTCCTCCAGCTGCGCGCGCAGGTCGCGCAGCTCGCGCTGGAAGAGCTCGCCGACGCGCGACGGCTCGGCGTGGCGCTGTCGCAGCGCGGCCAGTTCGGCCTCGAGCGCGCGGTTCTGCGTCTCCAGCTGGTGCACCTTCTCGATGAACACAGCGAAGCGGTCGTTGAGGCCCTGCAGCTGCTCCTTCTCGTTGGTGCGGATAATCTTGTACTCATTGGTGCGCGCCGCCGCCTGACTCAGGTCCAGCCCGTCGGATGCCGGGGCCCGGCGGTAGGCTAGGCCCAGGCCGAGCGACGAGGCCGAGGAGCAGGCGGCCGAGGAGGCGACATTGCAGCGGGACAGCGACTGCGAGCGGAAGCTACCCGCGCCACCGGCGCTGGAGAGGCGCGAGGATAGGCGAGAGCCATCTCCAAACACCTTGCGGTAGGAGGAGGCGCACAGGTAGTGCTCCGAGCCGAAGCTCATGGTGCTGGGACCAGGGCCGGGAGAGCGGCTGCAGCTGAAGGTccaaaggagagaagaggtgcGCCAGACGGGGCGCGGCTGGGCGGTGTGCACCGGGTTTTAAGGCGCCGGGGCTGGGGCGGTGCGTTGTGGGCGGAGCTCCTGCTCCGGGTCTGgcggagagagggaaggggggccTTCAGGAGCGGGGGCGGGGAAGCGCAGTGACAACTGCAGCTGCGCGCGCGGCGGACCCAGGGCGCGGAGACAAAGCGATTTGCGTAGGAGCCGCTCCCTGTCCGCAGCGCCCCTCCCCAAGAATTGTGTGGTTTGGAAGTGACTTGAGCGGAGGGGTGCCTAAACGACTGGGGTTTCCCATCCGGACACTACCCGGCTCTGTCGTTTCCCTTGACCCTGTTCTCCTTGCCCCCTTTAACCCACCCGGAGTTAGGGTTTTCTGGGAGGTGTCCCGTACGCCAGCCCATCCCTACCCAGGAGCTCCTGAGGGTGAGGCACTGTTTTTCCAGTTAAGAGTGGGGACTTTGTCCCTTCCCTCAGGCTTTGTCCCTTCCCTCAGCCAGCTTGGGGTTCCCAAGGGGTAGAGTGGGTCTACGTCAGAGAGCATCTCATCAGCCGTTCCTCTGCAGCTCTCGCGGAAGCGCCCAGGGCAGGTGGCTGGGCGGAATGCCTGTGACGCCCCCGGAGaagggcggggaggtgggggggggggcggatagaTAAAGAACACGGGCCCGAGAAGCGGATGGTGGAAAGAAGTGGAGGTCAAATAGCTGGGATGGCTGCAATGGGCAAAACTGAAATGCCCCTGACATTTGTATAAAGGAACGGGTTTTCCACCTGCAGACCACACAGCTCTGTCGCTTCCCTTGACCCTGTCCTCCTTGCCTGCACCcggaattgtttttgttttgttttgttttgttttttgttttttgttttttgtttttgtttttgtttttgtttttttaggaggAATCCTGTATGCCCATCCCCACTCCGGATCTCTGGATGGAGATGGATTCAGCACAGTCCC contains these protein-coding regions:
- the INA gene encoding alpha-internexin, coding for MSFGSEHYLCASSYRKVFGDGSRLSSRLSSAGGAGSFRSQSLSRCNVASSAACSSASSLGLGLAYRRAPASDGLDLSQAAARTNEYKIIRTNEKEQLQGLNDRFAVFIEKVHQLETQNRALEAELAALRQRHAEPSRVGELFQRELRDLRAQLEEASSARAQALLERDGLAEEVQRLRARCEEESRGREGAERALKAQQRDVDGATLARLDLEKKVESLLDELAFVRQVHDEEVAELLATLQASSQAAAEVDVAVAKPDLSSALREIRAQYESLAAKNLQSAEEWYKSKFANLNEQAARSTEAIRASREEIHEYRRQLQARTIEIEGLRGANESLERQILELEERHSAEVASYQDSIGQLENDLRNTKSEMARHLREYQDLLNVKMALDIEIAAYRKLLEGEETRFSTSGLSISGLNPPPNPGYLLPPRILSSTTSKVSSTGLSLKKEEEEEEEASKVASKKTSQIGESFEEILEETVISTKKTEKLNIEESTTSSQKI